A single window of Podarcis raffonei isolate rPodRaf1 chromosome 9, rPodRaf1.pri, whole genome shotgun sequence DNA harbors:
- the JCHAIN gene encoding immunoglobulin J chain, with the protein MKNYWILCGTLAVFWGAVLGTAYYGLDEDEEKVLVDNKCQCVKVTSKFVPSKDNPQEEVLERNIRIIVPLMTRENISDPTSPLRTRFVYNFSKLCDKCAAADGEATNDHPAPGESSMCNDPDQPCYTYDRNKCYTASCLFSNGGKTEVIQTALTPESCYAD; encoded by the exons ATGAAGAATTACTGGATCCTCTGTGGAACCCTGGCTGTCTTTTGGGGAGCTGTTCTTGGAACAG CTTATTATGGGCTGGATGAAGATGAAGAGAAGGTCCTGGTTGATAACAAATGCCAGTGTGTGAAGGTGACATCGAAATTCGTCCCTTCCAAAGACAACCCACAAGAGGAAGTACTGGAGAGAAACATCCGCATCAT AGTTCCCCTGATGACCAGAGAGAACATCTCTGACCCCACCTCGCCATTGAGAACCAGATTTGTCTACAACTTCTCCAAGCT CTGTGATAAATGTGCTGCAGCAGACGGCGAGGCCACGAACGACCACCCTGCGCCTGGGGAGAGCAGTATGTGCAACGACCCCGACCAACCCTGCTACACCTACGACAGAAATAAGTGCTACACAGCCTCTTGCCTGTTCTCGAACGGTGGGAAGACGGAGGTCATCCAGACAGCCTTGACTCCTGAATCCTGCTATGCTGATTAG